In the genome of Solibacillus silvestris, one region contains:
- a CDS encoding multidrug MFS transporter: protein MPKQVWLLIIGTFVNTVGNSFLWPLNSIYIHDHLGKSLTTAGIVLMLNSLAGVFGNLVGGYLFDKLGGYKAILIGVVFNLLSITLLTIWHDWPQYIIFLTMMGFSGGIVYPAIYAIAGSAWPEGGRRAFNSIFLANNVGVAIGPALAGIVADIKFDYVFSANLFFYAVFFVLVITTYKRFDMKGLTTKPFSGNETKRRNRGPIVALSILSISLIVCWLSYSQWSATISSYTQGLGMSLSEYSLLWTINGFMIVAVQPIIRPLVTRWENKIKHQLVLGLILMSLSYIVVYFAQDFKMFAAAMVILTFGEVFFTPVIPMIANKLAPHGQEGFYQGLVNSASTIGRMIGPVFGGLMVDLYGMQILMLILSVLIIVAIIPCLVFDRTLGKEQT, encoded by the coding sequence GTGCCGAAACAAGTATGGCTATTAATTATTGGTACATTCGTAAATACGGTCGGAAATTCGTTTTTATGGCCTTTAAATAGTATTTATATTCATGATCATTTAGGAAAATCCTTAACTACCGCTGGAATTGTCCTTATGTTAAATTCATTGGCAGGTGTTTTCGGCAATCTAGTAGGCGGTTACTTATTTGATAAATTAGGTGGCTATAAAGCAATTTTAATTGGGGTGGTATTTAATTTATTGTCAATCACACTATTAACGATTTGGCATGATTGGCCACAATACATCATATTTTTAACGATGATGGGCTTTAGTGGAGGGATTGTATACCCGGCGATTTATGCGATTGCAGGAAGTGCCTGGCCAGAAGGAGGTCGACGTGCTTTTAACTCGATCTTTTTGGCAAACAACGTAGGGGTCGCAATCGGCCCGGCATTGGCTGGCATTGTTGCCGATATTAAGTTTGACTATGTATTTAGTGCGAATCTATTTTTCTATGCTGTATTTTTTGTACTTGTCATCACAACATATAAGCGTTTTGATATGAAGGGACTGACAACAAAACCTTTCTCAGGTAATGAGACAAAAAGAAGAAACAGAGGGCCGATTGTGGCGCTTAGTATATTAAGTATATCTTTAATCGTCTGCTGGTTAAGCTACTCCCAATGGAGCGCGACCATTTCTTCTTATACACAAGGATTAGGAATGAGCCTGTCCGAATACAGTTTACTCTGGACAATCAACGGCTTTATGATCGTTGCTGTTCAGCCGATTATCCGTCCGCTTGTTACACGTTGGGAAAACAAAATAAAGCATCAGCTGGTGCTTGGGCTGATATTGATGTCGCTATCTTATATCGTCGTTTATTTTGCCCAGGACTTTAAGATGTTTGCTGCAGCGATGGTCATTTTGACATTTGGGGAAGTGTTCTTCACACCGGTCATTCCGATGATTGCCAATAAACTGGCACCTCATGGACAAGAAGGTTTTTATCAAGGGCTTGTCAATAGTGCATCGACAATTGGGCGGATGATTGGGCCTGTGTTTGGCGGGTTAATGGTAGATTTATATGGCATGCAAATATTAATGCTTATATTATCGGTACTAATTATCGTTGCCATTATTCCATGTCTGGTCTTTGATCGTACGCTAGGAAAAGAACAAACATAA
- a CDS encoding radical SAM protein, which yields MTETNFPFPSDGKRYYTWNRYLRNEFGKKVYKVALDAGFDCPNRDGTVAFGGCTFCSAAGSGDFAGSKVDPIPVQFEKIKAKMENKWKDGLTMAYFQAYTNTHAPLEVLKEKFEAALACEGVMGLSIATRPDCLPDDVVEYLAELNERTYLWVELGLQTVHEKTANLINRAHDYATYVEGVNKLRKHGIRVVTHIINGLPLEDYDMMMETAREVAKLDVQGIKIHLLHLLKGTPLVKQYEKGMLEFMEKDAYIQLVADQLEIIPPEMIVHRITGDGPIDLMIGPMWSVNKWEVLNGIDAELERRGSYQGKFYKAEVSK from the coding sequence ATGACAGAAACAAATTTTCCTTTCCCGTCAGATGGGAAACGTTATTATACATGGAATCGCTATTTACGAAACGAATTCGGAAAGAAAGTATACAAAGTCGCTTTGGATGCAGGGTTTGATTGTCCAAACCGTGATGGGACGGTCGCTTTTGGCGGTTGTACATTTTGTTCAGCAGCTGGTTCAGGTGACTTTGCGGGCAGTAAAGTTGATCCGATTCCCGTACAGTTCGAAAAGATCAAAGCAAAAATGGAGAACAAATGGAAAGACGGCTTAACAATGGCCTACTTCCAAGCGTATACAAATACACACGCTCCACTTGAAGTACTAAAGGAAAAGTTCGAAGCAGCGCTTGCCTGTGAAGGAGTAATGGGCCTTTCAATTGCAACGCGTCCAGATTGCCTGCCGGACGATGTTGTAGAATATTTGGCAGAGTTAAATGAACGCACGTATTTATGGGTAGAGCTGGGACTTCAAACGGTTCATGAAAAAACGGCCAATTTAATTAACCGTGCACATGATTATGCGACATATGTGGAAGGGGTTAATAAATTGCGCAAGCATGGCATTCGTGTAGTGACGCATATTATTAACGGATTGCCTCTAGAGGATTACGATATGATGATGGAAACGGCCCGTGAAGTGGCAAAGCTCGATGTCCAAGGTATCAAAATCCATCTGCTGCACCTTTTAAAAGGAACACCACTTGTGAAGCAATACGAAAAAGGCATGCTGGAATTTATGGAAAAGGATGCTTATATTCAGCTTGTAGCAGATCAGCTTGAAATTATTCCGCCTGAAATGATCGTCCACCGAATTACTGGTGATGGTCCAATCGATTTAATGATCGGTCCGATGTGGTCTGTCAACAAATGGGAAGTTCTGAACGGAATTGATGCAGAGCTGGAACGTAGAGGTTCTTATCAAGGGAAGTTTTATAAGGCGGAAGTGTCCAAATGA
- a CDS encoding rRNA methyltransferase — protein MKLERVLQYAQTLLKMSVSEGDIAVDATAGNGHDTLFLANLVGDDGYVYAFDVQKEAVDATLHRLLDNALEHRAIVLKDGHENVANYIHKPVSAAIFNLGYLPGSNHEIVTKPNTTIQAIESLLKLLKVGGMIVLVVYHGHEGGKNERDEVIRYVSDLPQKHVHVLRYEFMNQKNDPPFIIALEKVKEFPIEG, from the coding sequence ATGAAATTAGAACGTGTTCTTCAATATGCCCAAACATTATTGAAAATGTCAGTTTCCGAGGGTGATATTGCGGTCGATGCAACAGCTGGAAATGGACATGATACTCTTTTTTTAGCAAATCTCGTTGGGGATGACGGCTATGTATATGCTTTTGATGTGCAAAAAGAAGCGGTTGATGCGACATTGCACCGTCTGCTCGACAATGCACTCGAGCATCGGGCTATTGTTTTAAAAGACGGACATGAAAATGTAGCAAACTATATTCATAAACCCGTATCAGCAGCAATTTTCAATCTTGGCTATTTGCCCGGCAGCAATCATGAAATTGTGACAAAGCCGAATACTACAATCCAAGCGATCGAAAGTTTGTTAAAGCTGTTAAAAGTCGGAGGAATGATCGTTTTAGTCGTCTATCACGGTCACGAAGGCGGAAAAAATGAGCGCGATGAAGTAATCCGCTATGTAAGTGATTTACCGCAAAAACATGTACATGTTCTGCGCTATGAATTTATGAATCAGAAAAATGATCCCCCGTTTATCATTGCATTAGAAAAAGTAAAAGAATTTCCGATAGAGGGCTAA
- a CDS encoding neutral trehalase: MRLWHTELIPFIPKSQLLAQWRELNSIFVKEDKHVLINYIYEYPKEDLYIYTQIVLKEMRARNITIRTIDKMDRYFVDLHFTENEYYPPYSRHHNDEYLTICYYNLYEKYIRGQKDFTAEQFEALHQYYSIKKGAAF, from the coding sequence ATGCGTTTATGGCATACCGAGTTAATTCCATTTATTCCGAAAAGTCAGCTGCTTGCCCAGTGGCGCGAGTTAAACAGCATTTTCGTGAAGGAAGACAAACATGTATTAATCAATTATATTTATGAATACCCAAAAGAGGATTTATATATTTATACGCAAATTGTTCTGAAGGAAATGCGCGCCAGAAACATTACAATTCGTACGATTGATAAGATGGATCGTTATTTTGTCGATCTTCATTTCACTGAAAATGAATACTATCCGCCATACAGCCGCCACCATAATGATGAGTATTTAACGATTTGCTACTATAATTTATATGAAAAATATATTCGCGGACAAAAAGATTTTACTGCGGAACAATTTGAGGCACTACATCAATATTATTCCATAAAAAAAGGAGCAGCTTTTTAA
- a CDS encoding sodium:alanine symporter, which yields MDFLNDFVGWANNILWGPVMIYGILIVGLFFSILTKFAQVRLIGDMFRLMFKGEKSDAGVSSFQAMSIALSGRVGTGNIVGTATAIAFGGPGAVFWMWVTAFIGASTAYMESTLAQIYKEKKDGQYRGGPAFYIEKTTGIRALGVIFAVAMIASVAFLMPGVQANAISGAVDNAFGIDPWITGLVTTLLLAVIIFGGVKRIANAAQILVPFMALVYLLVAVIIIFMNITEVPAVLGLIFRSAFGADALFGGMIGSAIFWGVKRAIYSNEAGQGTGAHPAAAAEVSHPAKQGLVQAASIYIDTLLVCSATALMILFMGTYNVHEGSQDGALIEAKMDETITYSSFTQAAVNDAFPSLNNFGSGFVAIALFFFAFTTLMAYYYIAETNVSYMFSGNTRRIGIFLMKFILLGSAFYGTVKTSDLAWAFGDVGLGLTVWINVIMLLFIMKPALIALKDYEQQKKEGKDPVFNPKKLGIKNADFWETYKKD from the coding sequence ATGGATTTCTTGAATGATTTTGTAGGATGGGCCAACAATATTTTATGGGGTCCTGTCATGATTTATGGTATTTTAATCGTTGGTTTATTTTTCTCTATCCTTACAAAGTTTGCACAAGTCAGGTTAATTGGAGACATGTTCCGGTTAATGTTCAAGGGGGAAAAGTCTGACGCAGGTGTATCTTCGTTCCAGGCAATGTCGATTGCACTGTCGGGTCGTGTCGGTACAGGTAATATTGTCGGTACTGCAACTGCCATTGCTTTCGGTGGTCCGGGAGCTGTGTTCTGGATGTGGGTTACGGCATTTATTGGGGCGTCGACAGCATACATGGAATCGACACTGGCACAAATCTACAAAGAAAAGAAGGATGGGCAGTATCGGGGTGGTCCAGCTTTCTACATTGAAAAAACAACGGGGATTCGTGCATTGGGAGTTATTTTTGCGGTTGCCATGATTGCATCTGTTGCGTTTTTAATGCCGGGTGTTCAGGCAAATGCAATTTCAGGTGCGGTTGATAACGCATTTGGTATTGATCCATGGATTACTGGTTTAGTTACAACTCTTTTATTGGCCGTTATTATTTTTGGCGGTGTTAAACGTATTGCCAACGCTGCACAAATTTTAGTTCCGTTTATGGCATTAGTGTATTTATTGGTTGCTGTCATTATAATTTTTATGAATATTACAGAAGTGCCTGCAGTGTTAGGATTAATTTTCCGCAGTGCGTTCGGAGCTGATGCATTATTTGGCGGGATGATCGGTAGCGCAATTTTCTGGGGTGTAAAACGCGCAATCTACTCAAACGAAGCAGGTCAAGGTACTGGTGCACATCCAGCGGCAGCTGCAGAAGTATCACATCCTGCGAAGCAAGGTTTAGTGCAGGCAGCATCAATTTATATTGATACATTACTAGTATGTTCTGCAACAGCATTAATGATTTTATTCATGGGTACATACAATGTCCATGAGGGGAGCCAAGATGGAGCTCTAATCGAAGCCAAAATGGATGAGACAATTACGTATTCAAGCTTTACACAGGCAGCGGTAAATGATGCGTTCCCATCTCTGAATAACTTCGGATCAGGTTTTGTAGCGATTGCATTGTTCTTCTTCGCTTTCACAACATTAATGGCATACTACTACATTGCTGAAACGAATGTTTCGTATATGTTTAGTGGCAATACGAGACGAATCGGGATTTTCCTGATGAAGTTCATATTATTGGGGTCAGCATTTTACGGCACAGTTAAAACGTCCGATTTAGCTTGGGCATTCGGTGACGTTGGTTTAGGATTAACGGTTTGGATTAACGTAATTATGCTATTATTCATCATGAAACCGGCCCTCATTGCGTTGAAGGATTATGAGCAACAGAAAAAAGAAGGAAAAGACCCAGTATTTAATCCGAAAAAACTCGGAATTAAAAATGCTGATTTCTGGGAGACATATAAGAAAGATTAG
- a CDS encoding lysophospholipase encodes MWKWETEQQPKAVVVILHSAYEHHRWYAWLIEKFRSSHFHVVMGDLPGHGEQGKYTTYHDEDFKEYYKYTKVLLKVALEYNVPLFIVGNGLGAAIATYVLQNNKIECAGVVLASPWFNLKLAPGKLSNALSSFSAITSNVKLKHELEPHHLTRNTDVLMELKEQLPLKSMVTVKWYRDWQQMSRTIRNPELKFPDIPVLLMTGENDKVSDISTSKKWITEHTLSEFHYKQWKGCLHSLYFEVEREDVFKFTIDYINNVLRDLGYIIE; translated from the coding sequence ATGTGGAAATGGGAAACAGAGCAACAACCAAAAGCCGTAGTCGTTATTCTTCATAGCGCATATGAACATCATCGGTGGTACGCATGGTTAATCGAAAAGTTCCGCAGCTCACACTTTCATGTTGTAATGGGGGATTTACCTGGACATGGAGAGCAAGGAAAGTATACAACGTATCATGATGAAGATTTTAAAGAATATTATAAGTATACAAAAGTATTATTGAAAGTGGCACTGGAATATAACGTACCGCTTTTTATCGTAGGAAATGGCCTAGGGGCTGCAATAGCTACGTATGTCCTCCAGAACAATAAAATAGAATGTGCGGGTGTTGTTTTAGCATCCCCCTGGTTTAATTTAAAGCTGGCACCGGGAAAATTGTCGAATGCTTTATCAAGCTTCAGCGCCATTACATCGAATGTTAAGCTGAAACATGAGTTGGAGCCTCACCATCTTACGCGGAACACAGATGTGTTAATGGAACTAAAAGAGCAATTACCGTTGAAGAGTATGGTGACGGTAAAATGGTATCGCGACTGGCAGCAAATGTCGCGGACAATCCGTAACCCTGAATTGAAGTTTCCGGATATCCCAGTATTATTAATGACGGGTGAAAATGATAAAGTTTCAGACATTAGTACATCTAAGAAATGGATAACAGAGCATACGCTTTCCGAGTTTCACTATAAGCAATGGAAAGGTTGCCTCCACAGCCTTTATTTTGAAGTAGAACGGGAAGATGTTTTTAAATTTACGATAGATTATATTAATAATGTTTTAAGAGACTTGGGATATATTATTGAATAG
- a CDS encoding gamma carbonic anhydrase family protein — protein sequence MIYPYKDKMPTIHPSAFIADYATITGDVTIGAETSIWFNTVIRGDVNKTIIGDRVSIQDLSCLHQSPAAPLIIEDEVTVGHQVTLHSCTIKKRALVGMGSIILDGAVIGEGAFIGAGSLVPPGKVIPPNCLAMGRPAKVVREVTAEDRADMDRIISEYVAKGQYYKSLQK from the coding sequence ATGATTTACCCTTATAAGGATAAAATGCCAACGATTCACCCTTCTGCATTCATTGCAGACTATGCCACAATTACCGGTGATGTAACAATCGGTGCCGAAACTTCAATTTGGTTTAACACGGTAATTCGTGGCGATGTAAACAAAACTATAATTGGTGACCGTGTCAGTATCCAGGATTTGAGCTGCCTTCACCAAAGTCCCGCTGCCCCTCTCATTATTGAAGATGAAGTAACAGTAGGTCATCAAGTTACATTACATAGCTGTACAATTAAAAAACGCGCTTTAGTTGGTATGGGTTCCATCATACTGGACGGGGCCGTTATAGGCGAGGGAGCATTTATTGGTGCCGGCAGTCTTGTACCACCGGGAAAAGTGATTCCTCCCAATTGTTTAGCGATGGGTCGCCCAGCAAAAGTCGTACGTGAAGTGACAGCAGAAGATCGCGCAGATATGGATCGGATAATTTCTGAATATGTGGCAAAAGGGCAATACTATAAATCACTTCAAAAATAA
- a CDS encoding methionine adenosyltransferase (catalyzes the formation of S-adenosylmethionine from methionine and ATP; methionine adenosyltransferase): MTNRRLFTSESVTEGHPDKICDQISDAILDAILAADPNARVACETTVTTGLVLVSGEITTSTYVDMKGIIRDTVAEIGYTRGKYGFDAENLAVLVAVGEQSPDIAQGVDQALEAREGSMTDDELEAIGAGDQGLMFGYACNETPELMPMPISLAHKLARRLTEVRKSGELEYLRPDGKTQVTIEYDENNEPVRVDTIVISTQHDEEATLEQIQTDIKEHVIKPVVPAQLLDEATKYFINPTGRFVIGGPKGDAGLTGRKIIVDTYGGYARHGGGAFSGKDATKVDRSAAYAARYVAKNIVAAGLADRAEVQLAYAIGVAQPVSIAVDTFGTGKVEESKIVNWVRELFDLRPAGIIKMLDLRRPIYKQTAAYGHFGRTDLNVPWESTDKAAELKAKAGI; this comes from the coding sequence ATGACAAATCGTCGACTGTTTACATCAGAAAGTGTAACGGAAGGACATCCGGATAAAATTTGTGACCAAATTTCGGATGCCATTTTAGACGCTATTTTAGCTGCAGATCCAAATGCACGTGTAGCTTGTGAAACTACGGTAACAACAGGCTTAGTACTAGTATCTGGTGAGATTACAACTTCTACTTATGTAGATATGAAAGGAATTATCCGCGATACAGTGGCAGAAATCGGCTACACACGCGGTAAGTACGGTTTTGATGCGGAAAACCTTGCAGTACTAGTAGCAGTAGGAGAGCAATCACCTGACATTGCACAAGGTGTTGACCAAGCATTGGAAGCACGTGAAGGTTCAATGACAGATGATGAACTGGAAGCAATCGGTGCAGGCGACCAAGGATTAATGTTCGGCTATGCATGTAACGAAACACCGGAATTAATGCCGATGCCAATTTCTTTAGCTCATAAATTAGCACGTCGTTTAACAGAAGTACGTAAATCAGGAGAATTGGAATATTTACGTCCGGATGGTAAAACACAAGTAACAATCGAATATGATGAAAACAATGAACCTGTTCGTGTGGATACAATCGTTATTTCAACACAGCATGATGAAGAAGCAACATTAGAACAAATTCAAACAGATATTAAAGAGCACGTTATTAAACCGGTTGTTCCTGCTCAATTATTGGATGAAGCAACAAAATACTTCATCAACCCAACAGGTCGTTTCGTAATCGGCGGACCTAAAGGAGATGCAGGTCTTACAGGTCGTAAAATTATTGTTGATACTTACGGCGGCTATGCGCGTCATGGTGGCGGAGCATTCTCCGGTAAGGATGCGACAAAAGTTGACCGCTCTGCAGCATATGCAGCACGTTATGTTGCTAAAAACATTGTAGCAGCTGGCCTAGCTGACCGTGCTGAAGTGCAACTGGCGTATGCAATCGGTGTTGCACAACCTGTATCAATCGCGGTTGATACATTCGGTACAGGAAAAGTAGAAGAATCAAAAATCGTGAACTGGGTACGTGAGCTATTTGATTTACGTCCTGCGGGCATTATTAAAATGCTTGATTTACGTCGTCCGATTTATAAGCAAACAGCAGCATACGGACATTTCGGTCGCACAGATTTAAATGTGCCATGGGAAAGTACGGATAAAGCGGCTGAATTGAAAGCTAAAGCAGGAATTTAA
- a CDS encoding phosphoenolpyruvate carboxykinase (ATP) (PEP carboxykinase; PEP carboxylase; PEPCK; catalyzes the phosphorylation and decarboxylation of oxaloacetate to form phosphoenolpyruvate using ATP) — MNSVEIANELKELLNGENIKTQLSVPQLVEKATSRGEAVLTVEGALRAQTGKYTGRSPKDKYIVKEEICNNKIDWGKVNRPISAEVFDKLYVKVVNYLKERDELYVFNGFAGADKESQLSIKVINEYAWHNLFCHQLFIRPTADELAKHVAEFTIVSAPNFKADPEVDGTGSETFIITSIEKKIILIGGTEYAGEMKKSIFGIMNYLLPEQGIFPMHCSANVGEGGDVALFFGLSGTGKTTLSADKDRKLIGDDEHGWSDNGVFNIEGGCYAKTINLSAENEPEIYNAIRFGSVLENVAVDPETRECDYADGSLTENTRVAYPIDYIDNIVLPSVAGHPNTIVFLTADAFGVLPPISKLTKEQAMYHFLSGFTSKLAGTERGVTEPEPVFSTCFGSPFLPLAATVYAEQLGKKIDEHGSQVFLVNTGWTGGEYGVGSRMKLSYTRAMVRAAIDGKLNNVETTQDAVFGLNIPVAVEGVPSSVLNPRDAWADKAAYDKKAAELADLFKNNFTKFENVDEAIVQKGGPLV, encoded by the coding sequence ATGAATTCGGTAGAAATTGCTAACGAGCTGAAAGAACTTTTAAACGGGGAAAACATCAAAACTCAATTATCTGTTCCACAATTAGTTGAAAAAGCTACATCACGCGGAGAAGCCGTGCTGACTGTTGAAGGCGCATTACGTGCCCAAACAGGAAAATACACTGGCCGTTCTCCAAAAGATAAATATATAGTAAAAGAAGAAATTTGCAACAATAAAATCGATTGGGGCAAAGTTAACCGTCCGATTTCTGCAGAGGTATTTGATAAACTTTATGTGAAAGTTGTTAATTACTTAAAAGAACGTGACGAGTTATATGTATTCAACGGTTTTGCAGGTGCAGACAAAGAGTCTCAATTATCTATTAAAGTAATTAATGAATATGCTTGGCATAATCTATTCTGTCATCAATTGTTCATCCGCCCAACAGCAGACGAATTGGCTAAACATGTTGCCGAGTTTACAATCGTATCTGCGCCAAACTTCAAAGCAGATCCTGAAGTAGACGGTACAGGATCGGAAACATTCATTATAACATCTATTGAAAAGAAAATCATCTTAATCGGCGGAACTGAGTACGCAGGTGAAATGAAGAAGTCAATCTTCGGTATTATGAACTACTTATTGCCGGAACAAGGTATCTTCCCAATGCATTGCTCTGCAAATGTTGGTGAAGGTGGCGATGTTGCATTATTCTTCGGTCTATCTGGTACGGGAAAAACAACTTTATCTGCTGATAAAGATCGTAAATTAATCGGTGACGATGAGCACGGTTGGTCTGATAACGGCGTATTCAACATTGAAGGTGGATGCTATGCAAAAACAATCAACCTATCTGCTGAAAATGAGCCGGAAATTTATAATGCAATTCGCTTTGGTTCAGTACTGGAAAACGTTGCGGTAGACCCTGAAACACGCGAATGCGACTATGCTGACGGTTCATTAACAGAAAATACACGTGTCGCATACCCAATCGACTATATCGACAATATTGTGTTACCATCAGTAGCAGGTCATCCAAATACAATCGTCTTCTTAACAGCCGATGCATTTGGTGTATTACCTCCTATTTCTAAATTGACAAAAGAGCAGGCAATGTATCACTTCCTAAGTGGTTTCACATCAAAACTTGCCGGCACAGAACGTGGTGTAACAGAGCCAGAACCAGTATTCTCTACATGCTTCGGTTCTCCATTCCTACCGCTTGCTGCAACAGTTTATGCAGAGCAATTAGGTAAAAAAATTGATGAGCACGGTTCACAAGTTTTCCTAGTAAACACTGGTTGGACTGGTGGCGAATATGGTGTAGGCAGCCGTATGAAGCTTTCTTATACACGTGCAATGGTTCGTGCTGCAATCGATGGTAAATTAAATAACGTTGAGACAACTCAAGATGCAGTATTTGGATTAAACATTCCAGTAGCCGTAGAAGGTGTACC